Part of the Vitis vinifera cultivar Pinot Noir 40024 chromosome 13, ASM3070453v1 genome is shown below.
TTcctataaaaaatgataaaccaAACAGTAGGATCAAATAGCCTATATATAGTGTATCATTATAAATAACCACCTCCAAATGTTGGTCCACTGGGAAAGGAACCACAGCAGAAGGTTCTTTCGATCCCTCTGGCAGCACCACCTGAGACAAAATCTTAGATGAGATCACTGAAGCAAAAAGTAAGGAGAAATCAAATAATTACCATATGAATCAGAATAATAGTGCTAGACCTACTTTGACTGTCAACTTGTCAACTACGGTCTCCACAAGTGGACAACCAAAAGTAAAGTTGAGGTAGCGCCTGCCGTCAGATGACTCAAAAAGGAAGTCTTCCAATGGCACCCCATATCCGATGACAAAAGTGGCTTTCCAACCTCCAAATAAAGGATACCGTGGTTCTATTTCCAATTCTGActgtaaagaaaataaatagagtCAAGCATATagaaacaaaaactattttcatatcATAACATCATTCTAGCGGGGGAAGTAGAGGATTGTGTAGATTGGCTTCTTTGCTTGGGTATAAGGTTGGGAGGTTTCCTGCTTCTAATCTTGGTTTCCCCTTGGAAGTGAATCATAAGTCTAGTGTTGTGTGGGATGTTATTGAGGAAAGGTTCAGTTGAAGATTGACTTCTTGGAAGAAATAATATTTGTCAAAAGGAGGAAGATTAGTTCTTGTAAAGAGCACTCCTTTGATCTTACTAATCTATTTTATGTCCCTTTTTGCTTTAAGATTTGCAAAGATAAGAAGTTTGGAGGTTCAGGCATTAGAAGATTGGAGGTCCTTAATCGGGCCTTACTTGGAAAATGGCTAGGGAAATGGTTTAGGTATGAGTCTATGAAAAGATGTATGAAAAGGTTGGGAGGAATTCAGTCAAATGATAGTTATCCAAGTTAAAAATGGTAGATGAACAAAATGTTGAAGGGGACTTGTGGGTGGGGGAGATCTGTCTGAAAGAAGCACTTCCTCAGTTGTTTGGACTGGCTTCATATAAGAATGCTACTATTGTTTGACATGTAGGAAAGGAGAGGTTGTGGAGGCCAATGGCTGGTACATTTCAAAAGACCCTTCCAAGATCAAGGAAATGGAGAAGATGTCCCAGTTTTTCAAGCTTATTTATTCAGCGAAACTGCAGGAAGAGGGTGaagattttttttgataggtaaataagatttgtattaaaaaaaagaaagtatacACGTTGTATACAAAATagacaaaagacaaaaaagaggCGCGAAGACACAAAAACCCGCTACTGCACCTTACCAAGAGCCTACCCAATCCAAAAAGTCTAACAACGATAAAGAACCACCCAATCTAACCCAATCCCCAAAAAAGAtacaagaaataatttttaattgtttggtcTATGCTTTTATAGTTGTCAAAAGCCTTCATATTCCTCTCCTACCATAAGGTCCAAAATAGACACAACAGTacaactttccaagccttttttGGAAGGAGGATAAAAAGGGAATCTTCAGTGTAAAGTCATACTATAGTTCATTGTATGTTGAATCTGGAGTGAACTTCCTAGCCAGAGAAATTTGAGGTTCTCATGCTCCTATGAGatcatgtttttttaacttGGGAAGCAATATGAAGGAAGATCTCAAATATAGGCGTGTTAATAAAGAGGGGGTGAACAATGGTTAATAGATGTAGCCTTTATAAAGAATGTGAAAAGATTGTTGATGACGTTTTGATTCATTGTGCAAGGGCGAAGGTGTTATGGATGTTTCTGCCATCAATTTTTGGGTGTTTCCAACTATAGTAAGGAGCTCTTCTAGTAGAAGTTTAAGGGTTTAGATAAGAAAAGCAAACATGTCTGGCAAATGGCACTCCTATGTTTGTTCCGGTGTAAATGGAAAGAGTGAAAACGTAAAATCTTTAATAGAGAAGAGCTTGTAGATCAAAGGTTAAAGGAGAACTTCATTAAATCTCTCCTTGATTGGTCCAAAGTGTTGTTAGATATGAGAAATCTCTTAATAATGATCTTCATAGATAGTCTTAGTTGCGGATAGTTTGGTTTTGAGGCTGTCTTTTTGTGGATACCTGCTAGTATTCTTTATTTTGTCTTTTGTGTATGCTTCCTATATACATAGGGTGTGCCCCCTCTATTAATAGATTATatgtttgcttatcaaaaagaatattataacATCTTTCCATGTTATTTGTTTAAGTCATCTTTGCTATACTTCCACTACCTTTCTTTTCCAAAGCGAAACATGGCAAAAGTTTCATTATGAAGGAACAACACAAGTGGAAAGCTCCAATAGAACTTCATATGCAGTTCCTGATCATTTTTAAAGCCAGATCACATAGATGCTCCAAACACAATGATTGACAGGATAACTTTTGCTATTTAGAAGCTTGTTGCTCCAAACTGGACAGTAATCATCTTTTTTTGAGAGCTGATTTTGAAGAATAGTATATCTGAAGAAGTCATAGTAGGATTAACCAATTGCCACTCAAAAACAAATATCCTTTGACTGAATTATCAACCATGTGGAATGATGTAGGTTAAAATGTTAAGGTTTAACTTCTTAAACAAATATCTGCTACATTGAGAATGCTAAATGTATCTATGACATTTATTTTTGCGTAAAATTTGTAGGATATCAAAACATGCCTCACATGCCattttaaaaaccaataatATTAGTAAACTcctcaaaaattaatttcatttcacagttgcaaagaaaaataagtaccTTCCGAGAATCCGTACGCAAATGCGATGAAGAGATATTCCCAATTTCATCTCGGTAGTAGACAGAGTGAACCCTAGGGGGTAGCCTCGCAAGAATATGTTTGAAAGAAGACACACCACTGATAGATGGTCTAGACTGATATTCAACCCTGCAAAATAAAGTTTCAGAATATGATGATTCAAATGAACTTGAactcaaataaaagaaatatatttttacatactgaaagaaggaaaaaccatAGAGGATTTGATCAATCACTGAAGGAAAACACAATCAGCAGATTTGAAATTCAGATGAAGATATTCTCTTCTGTTTGTGGTCTCAAGGTCTTTTACCAGTTTATTTTACAATTGCATATTCCAGAACCAGTTTTTTCCCCAGGAGTTTTGTGAAAGTTTTAGAATTCTTgagatttcaataaaaaaattggatgttTTTATTTCCTACATATGCTTTTAATGCTTCATAGGAAACTAAGATCACTTGCTTGGCAAGATTTACACCTTCAACACATAATGGAGGGATGAACCCAGATCTACAGACACATAACTCCAATAATTATCACTGTAAATCTTTCTTGATATATAATAGaatcaaatctttcttgataaaacaaatttaagaaaataaataaatgattgaccaaaagaaacaaaaaaaattaaagataagaGAATCAAATAACTTCCTAGATTTTAGAAGGCAATTGTGAAAAAAAACAACAGCTGAATAGCAGAAAACCTTAACTTGAAAAGATGCTTTCCATAGATTTTGAAGGACAATATTGACAATACCATATCCAAATAACAGAGAACCTTACCTTGAAAAGATTCCCTTATGCCGGGCACCAGCATGAACCAACTTGTAATGCTCTGTGATCTGAATGCTGCCCCAATGAGATATTTCCACCTCACGCACAAGCTCCTCAACAACAGCAAatggattgttattctcaaAGTGAATGACGATGGGAGAATATGAATATGGAGGCTGTTCATCGTAAGGCCCATACTTCAATTCCTTACCCGCGTGGATTGTGGGATCCACTCTTGTGTATGATTCCACCTTGGTACCTGGTGTCTTAATATAAGTTGTCTGTTGTTTAATAGCATATGGTGATAATATTATTGCACTATCACGGTAATACACCAACTGAGACTCTGATTGGCTTATCTCCACTGGGAAAGGTTCCAGGGAATGCGTCAATATATAAAACACTTCTAAAGTAACACTTTCACCCTTGCCTAACGGTTTGAGAAGAGATACAGAGAAGTATTTAGTTCCATTTGGAGAATCAGGTTGCTCAGATGGGTTTACATCAAGTGGCTGATATGTTTTCTTCTTCCGTTTCCCCACAGTAGCTGCTGCTTTGACAACTGCAAGATGATCAACTTGTGTAGGTGGAAAAGCAAGAAGAATTTCAGAAGCAGGTGATGCCCCAGTATTCTCAACCTAAAGAGGATTAATTAATGGAAGTTAGATGGTAAAAATGAGCAATTTCCAAACGGAaatctatatgtatatatataagtaattgTGACATTTAACCATGTTTTCAATATTAGGGGACTTAACATTAGTCCTAATTTTTCAGCCAAAACAGGTTTAGACAGGCACCTTTAAATTGAGATGATATAAAGTTCCAGAGGCATTATAAATTTATGTGCTGCTTGTTATTCTATATAATAGAATCTTGCCTAATTCACAGATTCAGGAGAAGATACTGAACTTttgtatttgaaaaatatttcaagatgGATCTCTAAAGTAAATGGTGATTGATAGAGTAACCTTTGATCATAATTCCCAGCATAAGTACTGCATCCAACACGAAAATTGTGACTTGTGATTGGGAGTAAAGCACCATGGCAAATTTGAAAGTTAAGCAGAAATTAGGAGATGTCATCCTGTATTGGTGCTTTTCATTAATTTGGTTAAAAATTCAGATAAATATCCAgtaaatttgattcaacattAGGTGAAATTCAGCTGAATTATCAAAAAGCTTTGATATTTTATCATCTCAAGAGCTGTCTGGGATTTGGGAAATTTGGATTTAAGCAAAAAATATTTCAGGCATTGTGAAATGCAATTACCCTAATTAAGACAAAGACATGTGAACAAATTCTTTACATCTCCTACCAACAAACACAATTTGTTCCATTAAGAAATAAAGCATGACCTTAGTCCCATTAGTTTCAGTTtcaagatttgtttttttttataaaaaaaaaagaaaacgaaaagAATATACTCATAAACATCCAATCCAATCAGTACCTTCAGAGTCAGGAAAACCTTAATGATATGCGAAGTCAAGTCGATCTGCACCAATTGTCAGCATATTAgtcatgaataataatatttgatttcccAGAAAACccaggaaaatgaaaataaataaccaCTGAATATTTCCTTTTATCTTCTCCTTACGGCCCCCAAAAGGAAATGATAAACGCGCacattaattaaatcaaatagtTGGTCCACAATAACGAAAAACAAAAggttcaaaattaaaatttgatgaaCACTTCTGTATtttctcgggaaccaaacaAGGAAGACTCAAACATATTGAAACAAGAAATTGAGGAAATTATGGATGAATGAAGAGCGTACTCTACGCTCGGCGTTGGCGATCTGAAGGTCCTGAGAAGAGGATCTGGCGAGCAGTGAGAGAAGAGCGAAGACTGAGAAGACTAGGGCTAGTCGAAATCGGAGCGGAGCTGCCATGGCCGTTTGATCCTTTTTCTCTCACCACTCGGTTTTTGAGTTTTGACCTTCATATAAATTTGGGTCTTCGTCTCATCTGGGGTCAAGTCCTGGTTGGGCCACAATCATTATGGGCTCGTTTTTTGGGCCTCTTCCTCAAGCTACCACCAGGCCTGCACCCAGCTCGTCTTACCTTTTTCTTcgatagtttaaaatttttaataatcctcgattaatttaataaaaaaaactctaatcTACAAGCCAACGGTAACCTAATTCGAAATTAATTTCACCCATTACatctattttttacatttattgtgtaaaaaaaaatattgttcatATCTATTACTCACATTCAATTTATCAttgatttatcttatttttaatcaaataatttttccaaaatataatatacacaaaaaaaaattattataaaaattatatttaatgtactatatataaaaaatacaaatcttttatttattttaaacatattcTTGGTATCTTCTCGCTTTTGTTGTAGTTTTTGCaagttaattatattttttggtgTTATGGATGGTTATATTATTTATAGCTATGAGACcgatttttataatttagggTCTTTGCAATACTCTTTGTACTGTAGTTGCATTTTTCACActctaataatattttttgtattaaaattatattttacgtCATTTAGTTACGGTTTTTATACCATAATCATATTCCATTCAAGTTACAATTTTTGTATttcaaagttatttttatactttgattatatttttgaCATCTTACTCATATTTTTATACATCTTAATCGTGTTTTTTGCATCTCAGTtacaaaatttcatattttagcaCATTAAACACATTTTTCTTACTTTGGTGATATTTTTTGTATCTTGTTCATACattttatatacatatttttcacACTTCGGTTATATTCTTATTTCCGAGCACAATTTTATTACAATGATATATCgatgataatttttaatatgtcggttgtattttttatattttagtcaCAATTTTTGTgtattgttcatatttttcgaacttcaatagtaattttcatatatcGATCACATTATTTGTACCATAGTCACAATTTTTATACCTTaataatttgattgaattttttataatttaattacatttttcaattatattaatCCTAATCACGTTGTTAATacattctctattttatttttaaaaagtaatgaaGGTATTCTAATTTCaaacctttggttttttttaattgaaatttggatATAATCGTAATTTCAATCTTtggaataattttaattttctttttaaaaaagttaaaaaataataagcgGATGGAAAGatgatttagttttaaaatttgaattaaagaaaaagagaaaaaggaaaaaactgcAACTGATGAGAATACCCAAACAGTGCCTTACTGTTATAACAGTTGAAACTGATTGATCTCCTGGGTTTCCACCCTTAAGACCCGGGACCACCCTCCTCACTCTCTCCCAAAACGCAAGAAAAGATTacagaga
Proteins encoded:
- the LOC100247972 gene encoding dolichyl-diphosphooligosaccharide--protein glycosyltransferase subunit 1B, which translates into the protein MAAPLRFRLALVFSVFALLSLLARSSSQDLQIANAERRIDLTSHIIKVFLTLKVENTGASPASEILLAFPPTQVDHLAVVKAAATVGKRKKKTYQPLDVNPSEQPDSPNGTKYFSVSLLKPLGKGESVTLEVFYILTHSLEPFPVEISQSESQLVYYRDSAIILSPYAIKQQTTYIKTPGTKVESYTRVDPTIHAGKELKYGPYDEQPPYSYSPIVIHFENNNPFAVVEELVREVEISHWGSIQITEHYKLVHAGARHKGIFSRVEYQSRPSISGVSSFKHILARLPPRVHSVYYRDEIGNISSSHLRTDSRKSELEIEPRYPLFGGWKATFVIGYGVPLEDFLFESSDGRRYLNFTFGCPLVETVVDKLTVKVVLPEGSKEPSAVVPFPVDQHLETSYSYLDVVGRTVVVLEKKNVVPEHSIPFQVYYNFNPIFMLAEPFMLASVFFFFFMACVAYLHIDLSIRK